A DNA window from Helianthus annuus cultivar XRQ/B chromosome 15, HanXRQr2.0-SUNRISE, whole genome shotgun sequence contains the following coding sequences:
- the LOC110915490 gene encoding uncharacterized protein LOC110915490 isoform X2 yields MKISLFQEPITLLDFNSFFLETTISSLIFFISMKTKLFDTLTKLNLTPCRTYCTVIGAIGKNLLASPDIETRRRTRIVAGAQTGKTRRRCCNINSEFVGGFVVTTSHNHGHHLSHIPIVHPYRTVEDVEALPERTDATKGFNNSPEIYGHRRLNGVIRRSPENLARPHPLCFG; encoded by the exons ATGAAGATTTCCTTGTTTCAAGAACCAATCACACTTCTAGACTTTAATTCCTTTTTTTTGGAAACGACaatttcttctttgattttttttataagcATGAAAACCAAACTTTTTGACACACTCACAAAACTCAACCTCACCCCTTGTCGCACATATTGCACAGTCATCGGAGCCATCGGGAAAAACCTCCTAGCATCGCCGGACATCGAAACTCGCCGGAGAACACGTATCGTTGCCGGAGCTCAAACCGGGAAAACCCGCCGACGCTGTTGCAACATTAACAGTGAGTTCGTCGGAGGTTTTGTAGTAACAACATCCCACAACCACGGCCACCACCTTTCACACATACCCATCGTACACCCGTACCGTACCGTCGAAGACGTGGAAGCCTTGCCGGAGAGAACCGACGCCACCAAAGGTTTCAACAACTCACCGGAGATATACGGTCACCGCCGGTTAAACGGAGTCATACGGAGATCGCCGGAGAACCTTGCGAGACCGCATCCGCTCTGTTTCG gttga
- the LOC110915490 gene encoding uncharacterized protein LOC110915490 isoform X1, with protein sequence MKISLFQEPITLLDFNSFFLETTISSLIFFISMKTKLFDTLTKLNLTPCRTYCTVIGAIGKNLLASPDIETRRRTRIVAGAQTGKTRRRCCNINSEFVGGFVVTTSHNHGHHLSHIPIVHPYRTVEDVEALPERTDATKGFNNSPEIYGHRRLNGVIRRSPENLARPHPLCFG encoded by the exons ATGAAGATTTCCTTGTTTCAAGAACCAATCACACTTCTAGACTTTAATTCCTTTTTTTTGGAAACGACaatttcttctttgattttttttataagcATGAAAACCAAACTTTTTGACACACTCACAAAACTCAACCTCACCCCTTGTCGCACATATTGCACAGTCATCGGAGCCATCGGGAAAAACCTCCTAGCATCGCCGGACATCGAAACTCGCCGGAGAACACGTATCGTTGCCGGAGCTCAAACCGGGAAAACCCGCCGACGCTGTTGCAACATTAACAGTGAGTTCGTCGGAGGTTTTGTAGTAACAACATCCCACAACCACGGCCACCACCTTTCACACATACCCATCGTACACCCGTACCGTACCGTCGAAGACGTGGAAGCCTTGCCGGAGAGAACCGACGCCACCAAAGGTTTCAACAACTCACCGGAGATATACGGTCACCGCCGGTTAAACGGAGTCATACGGAGATCGCCGGAGAACCTTGCGAGACCGCATCCGCTCTGTTTCG GATAA